CAAAGGGAAGATGAATACAGACTTAAATAAATTGTGATTATAATCTAAATGGTCTTCTATCTTGCATATTTGGTTTCGTGTAAAACTAATTTGTTTATCACAATTGATTCAAAATTACGTTCTTctgtataatttatatatgcTTGAGGTTTTATAAGACTATCGATTGTTATATTAATTACAATAGATATTAcaatataactaaaataaagataaaatattaataaattattataacatatttattttagttatatttatagATGTGCAAGAACACGAAAAAATCAcataataaatagtattttggatgtaaatatttatctttattcaattttatgttCGTTATACAGATATGGATTTAGTATGAATTGGGTAAAAATACCATTATTTGGAGGGCTCATCTAGTTTAGCATTTTAAGTGCTTAAATtacgatttaatttattttgatattaagGCAcattataagtaaaatatattaattattaagatgAATCCATTAGACAAAAAGCTTGGATGAACCTTTCGCCACATGTTTAAAAGAGTAGATAAAATCCCAGTTCATTTAGTTTAAAGaatctttttcaaaaattaaaaaccttGGAAGGTTGTTCTGCCAATTTAAAGAGAGATCCTTTTCattaaaatgttttcttaaGTAAATATGTTAATGGTTTAGAAGAGTCTCTATACAAATACTCCGATGATCAATTTTGGCAACAAGCGTAAAAGAGCTGAAAAGATTtcactttatttaattttagaaaaggttcttgaaaaaaaaaactttggaaGGTTCTTCTACCAGTATAAAACGAGAGAGAAGGAGCTCATCCGTCAGACACAAACAATCATATGCAAAATAATTaagagagaaataaataaatcaacatGTTGAATGTTTATGAGTTATGGATTGTGATAGTTTCACTCTTAGTGTTAAAGCTATGTCATTGGATTTATCAATGGAGAAATCCAAAATGTAATGAAAAACTTCCTCCAGGATCAATGGGGTTTCCAATCATCGGGGAGACTTTTGAGTTTATGAAGCCTCATGATGCTCTTCAGTTTCCATCATTTGTCAGGAAGAGAATCATTAGGTTATTTTGATTCTTTCTATGCCATGCATTAATATTTTTGAGGCTTAGGTCTATATAGTCTCTTCCCAACTTGgagttaatttttgaaaaaaaattgggtttaaaaataacaatatgtaCTAAAGAAAGGTTGAATCCAGGACACAAAAGAATCAATCCTTGACGCTATCATGCATGTTTGGAAATATTTTTCTTACTCAGCCCAAattctcttattttgtttttggctaTATAAGTATCCTAACTCACTTTGCTTTGTCATTTTTGGGGAACAAAAATATAGACATGGACTAGTTTTTCGGACAAACTTATTTGGAGGCAAAGTTATAATCTCAATGGACAATGAATTGAATATGGAGATAGCAAAGACAAATCGTACTATTGGTGTCCCGAAGAGCATAACAAGGCTATTTGGCAATAACAAGTTATTCGTGCAGAGCATAGAGTCCCATAAACATGTCCGAAGCTTGACGTTCCAGTTGTTGGGTCCACAGGGTTTAAAATTGAGAGTTATTGAGGACATCGATCTCTTGGCTCGCAAACACATGGAGGAAGGAGCTAGGAACGGGTTCCTTGACGTCAAGGAAGCAGCAagcaaggtaaaaaaaaatgtcaatcaTATCGCAGTGTCCTTATCTGTTGGCAACATTTACATTCCACTAGACAAGGAATATAGAATAATAGACTATCTCAAAAGTCTTCATATTATCGATCGTTACAGATATTAATTGAATGCCTTGCAAAGAAAGTTATGGGCGACATGGAGCCAGAGACGGCGAAAGAACTCGCAATTTGCTGGAGAAAATTTCCGAGTGGCTGGTTTCGCTTCCCTTTCAAAATTCCTGGGATGGGTGTCTATGATATGATGAAagtaattattttcaaaaatcttgCTAGCCTTATATATGCATTAGCTCCTTTTTAAAACGATAGAGGTCGTGATATAGTGATATTTCTCGTGCAGGCAAGAAAGAGAATGATGAATTTACTAAAGGAGGTAGTGTTGAAGAAGAGAGCATCAGGAGAGGAGTTTGGGGAGTTCTTCAAAATCATATTTGGAGAAAATGaaagaggaaaagaaaagatgagCGTGGAGAATGCGATCAAttacatatatacattttttctgATTGCTAACGAAACAACGCCACGTATTCTTGCTGCAACAGTAAAGCTCATAAGCGAAAAGCCTAGAGTCATGCAAGAGCTACAGAGAGAGCATGCGAGAATAGTCGGAGATAGGAGTGAGAAGGATGCAGCCTTAACATGGGAAGACTACAAATCCATGACTTTCACCCATATGGTCAGTACTTGCAAAAATCATGTATATACCAACGACACTGCACAAATCATATATACAGAATATCTACCATTTTGCTTCATCATGTATTGACATATCCTAGTAGCTCACAAAAGCATGGTGTTCTGTTTCAGGTGATCAATGAGTCTCTTAGGATCACGACGACTGTGCCTGTAGTGCTTAGAAAACCTGATCATGATATCCAAGTCGGTGATTATACAATTCCGGCGGGTTGGACCTTCATGGGATATCCTAATGTCCATTTTAACCCAGAAAAGTATGAGGACCCTTTTGTATTTAATCCATGGCGCTGGAAGGTGATTTAAGTTTGGTCTTCATCTGTTACGTTATACTCTTTATTCCACTAGTCAAGTCCATAAACTTTTAACATCTATTAAAAAAACTCACAGGGGAAAGACCTTAGTGCTTTGGTATCCAAGAATTACGTCCCCTTTGGCGCTGGTCCGAGACTCTGTGTAGGGGCTTACTTTGCTAAGCTGCTCACGGCCATTTTCATCCACAATTTGTGTAGATAcaggttttcttttgttttatcaCCTAATGAATCATAATTCAATTCATTTTTCACTACAATCAAAGTCTTCACTTACATATATACCTATGGCTTGCAGGTGGTCAATGAAGGTGGAGACCACCGTAACTCAAAGCTATATGCTTATGTTTCCACAGGGATGTGAGGTTCAATTCTCAGAAGATACCAAAGTGGATTAGAAGGCTGGTTATTAGAGTTATATATTCCAATCGAATTATTATATATCTTAAATAAATAAGACAGATGGTTATAATCTATGAATATGCTTCCgtcattaataaataaatatattttatttgataatattgtaTAGGGGTGAGGGAAAAAAACAAATCCcaaatccgatccgaaaaatgTATCTAATACAAATTTAATCCGACATAATATCTCATATCTGAATGGACCTTGTTTTAAAGGTAAATTGTAGATTTCTCTTCACCTAACAATCATTTCTTATTCATGCCACCAAACATTTGTtagtgaattttttaaaaactttttttaaatttgtgaatTAAAATGTGTACTTTCGAATCACAAACAAGTGTTTGGATAActgaaattaaaattagaacATCATCCAAATTTAAAACGGGTTTCAACTAATATA
The window above is part of the Brassica napus cultivar Da-Ae chromosome C3, Da-Ae, whole genome shotgun sequence genome. Proteins encoded here:
- the LOC106431523 gene encoding cytochrome P450 708A2-like; protein product: MLNVYELWIVIVSLLVLKLCHWIYQWRNPKCNEKLPPGSMGFPIIGETFEFMKPHDALQFPSFVRKRIIRHGLVFRTNLFGGKVIISMDNELNMEIAKTNRTIGVPKSITRLFGNNKLFVQSIESHKHVRSLTFQLLGPQGLKLRVIEDIDLLARKHMEEGARNGFLDVKEAASKILIECLAKKVMGDMEPETAKELAICWRKFPSGWFRFPFKIPGMGVYDMMKARKRMMNLLKEVVLKKRASGEEFGEFFKIIFGENERGKEKMSVENAINYIYTFFLIANETTPRILAATVKLISEKPRVMQELQREHARIVGDRSEKDAALTWEDYKSMTFTHMVINESLRITTTVPVVLRKPDHDIQVGDYTIPAGWTFMGYPNVHFNPEKYEDPFVFNPWRWKGKDLSALVSKNYVPFGAGPRLCVGAYFAKLLTAIFIHNLCRYRWSMKVETTVTQSYMLMFPQGCEVQFSEDTKVD